One genomic window of Medicago truncatula cultivar Jemalong A17 chromosome 1, MtrunA17r5.0-ANR, whole genome shotgun sequence includes the following:
- the LOC25484224 gene encoding uncharacterized protein yields MNTKTMRLPPRRVLTPSTKTTSNKRKERDDTSLFERPKPNIPGPGSKLLKLDKPLSKTGSAPMPSNQLLAGYLAHEYLTKGTLLGQQWVPGKTKEEDDSGEEGEAATETPCQSTEMKNRKEERERYVEVTGLLKGGGTHLQGVVNPTQLARFLHL; encoded by the coding sequence ATGAATACCAAAACGATGCGTTTACCCCCTCGGCGTGTGTTGACACCTAGCACCAAAACAACAAGCAACAAGCGAAAAGAAAGAGATGACACAAGCCTATTTGAAAGGCCCAAGCCCAACATACCCGGGCCCGGTTCAAAATTACTTAAGCTGGATAAACCGCTTTCAAAAACCGGTTCAGCGCCGATGCCGTCCAATCAGCTGCTAGCGGGCTACCTAGCCCACGAGTACCTAACCAAGGGGACGCTTTTGGGTCAGCAGTGGGTCCCAGGGAAGACGAAGGAGGAGGATGACAGCGGAGAGGAAGGTGAAGCCGCGACGGAGACGCCGTGTCAGAGTACGGAGATGAAGAATCGGAAGGAGGAGAGAGAAAGGTACGTGGAAGTGACAGGGTTGTTAAAGGGTGGTGGGACCCACCTTCAAGGCGTTGTGAACCCCACCCAGCTTGCCCGTTTTCTACACTTGTGA